One Elaeis guineensis isolate ETL-2024a chromosome 10, EG11, whole genome shotgun sequence genomic window carries:
- the LOC140852206 gene encoding uncharacterized protein, translating into MTGPGRRRSRDRQQAPLDDTHPHFSILHDESEDLDETQLSESTEQISAQPELAQSEVMAPQHHPLTGTHHRRAVRGPSKSLVLEKYVHTHNEKPKVQIFRDHPVGTEASIVANEISLYMWNHFSWAAESFKHVAPRYRDALVSHIKDNIDFEDCIDEEVTVCILKMAANRYRDRRCRLHKYCNELQAKGIDPVTQPYRNWAGSSDDWRWLCEHFGSETFQVCLVFQVILILLCPLLVIIVCIL; encoded by the exons atgactggtcctggacgtagacGTTCACGGGAtaggcagcaggctccgcttgatgatacacatcctcactttagcattttgcatgatgagtcagaggatttagatgagactcagttgtccgagtccacagagcagattagtgctcagccagagcttgcccagtcggaggtcatggcaccgcagcatcatccccttacag gAACACATcatcgacgtgcagtgcgtggtcctagtaagagtcttgttttggaaaaatatgtgcatacacacaatgaaaagccgaaggtacagatatttcgagatcatccggttggcacagaggctagtatcgtcgcaaatgagattagtttgtatatgtggaatcatttttcgtgggctgctgaaagtttcaagcatgtagctcctcgataccgtgatgctctagtctctcacatcaag gataatattgacttcgaggattgcatcgacgaagaagtgacggtatgtattctcaaaatggctgcaaatagatacagagatcggcgatgtaggcttcataaatactgcaatgagctgcaggcgaaggggattgatcctgtgacccagccatacagaaattgggctgggtctagtgacgattggcggtggttatgtgagcattttggaagtgagacatttcaggtatgtctagtgtttcaagttattttaattttgttatgtcctttattggttataattgtatgtattttgtag